The Montipora capricornis isolate CH-2021 chromosome 6, ASM3666992v2, whole genome shotgun sequence genome has a window encoding:
- the LOC138050865 gene encoding uncharacterized protein: MATVLQGLQTTLAQLAKNSELQTEAIQNLKEDILLCSGDEDTEDTPALDDDRRDNALDIAATLAHVLDSSDNNNMTSVKSPESGSQSALVESLTQAFTKSKVTSPAIEGKIAELIDNMLIRGRSAETVKERVEKHPTPENCKFLAVTMVNEEIWDLLPRKSRAVDLAFQRVQEPLLQGISALTNLAGKLVKDVHDGKTPNARDVLNHVMDSVAMLGNTNWKLNMKRRELIKPELNPPYTRLCKEDIAVSTKLFGDDLPKHSKDMSEAKKAGQQMQKPYSNSSNRGAVHSQKRNPSRFKPYYYDRTRSSGNKSTNRPSTPFRKKQSASINNPNNKT; encoded by the coding sequence ATGGCGACGGTCTTGCAAGGTCTTCAGACGACGCTGGCACAACTCGCCAAGAACTCGGAGCTACAGAcagaagccattcagaatttgAAGGAGGACATTCTTCTCTGCTCTGGCGACGAAGATACTGAGGATACCCCTGCGTTGGATGACGATAGGAGAGACAATGCGCTAGATATAGCTGCCACTCTCGCCCATGTGCTCGACTCGagcgacaacaacaacatgacCTCTGTGAAGAGCCCTGAATCAGGGTCTCAGAGTGCATTGGTAGAAAGCCTGACCCAGGCGTTTACCAAATCTAAAGTCACTTCCCCTGCAATTGAAGGCAAAATTGCCGAATTAATTGATAATATGCTTATCAGGGGACGATCGGCCGAAACGGTCAAGGAAAGAGTGGAGAAACACCCAACACCGGAAAACTGCAAATTTTTGGCAGTGACTATGGTAAATGAAGAAATCTGGGATTTGCTGCCCAGAAAAAGCCGAGCTGTGGATCTGGCTTTCCAGCGGGTGCAGGAGCCCTTGCTGCAAGGAATATCGGCCTTGACCAACTTGGCGGGAAAATTGGTGAAAGACGTCCATGATGGCAAAACGCCAAACGCTCGGGACGTGCTAAATCATGTGATGGATAGTGTCGCAATGCTCGGAAACACAAATTGGAAGCTCAACATGAAGCGACGAGAATTGATTAAGCCTGAGCTTAATCCCCCATACACACGTCTATGCAAAGAGGACATAGCTGTGTCTACAAAATTGTTTGGAGACGATTTACCCAAACACTCAAAAGATATGTCCGAAGCTAAAAAAGCAGGACAGCAGATGCAAAAACCTTATTCCAACAGTTCCAATCGGGGTGCAGTGCACTCGCAAAAAAGGAATCCTAGTAGATTCAAGCCTTACTATTATGACCGGACACGAAGCTCTGGCAACAAATCAACCAACCGCCCATCAACACCGTTCCGGAAAAAGCAATCAGCCAGCATCAACAACCCCAACAACAAAACTTAG